The proteins below are encoded in one region of Micromonospora pisi:
- a CDS encoding helix-turn-helix domain-containing protein, translating into MSQEMYSVEQVAERLGLHVRTVRNYVRDGRLKAVRIGKQYRITREDLELLTGGTVPASPRETAGRHRRVDVSSIVQIDAVDPTTANRVSNTLIAAAGNRHAGDEPLRVESIYDEERARLRIVVIGGLADTAELLRLVGLLTEADA; encoded by the coding sequence ATGTCCCAGGAGATGTACTCGGTCGAGCAGGTCGCCGAACGACTCGGCCTGCACGTCCGCACCGTGCGCAACTACGTCCGCGACGGGCGACTCAAGGCCGTCCGGATCGGCAAGCAGTACCGGATAACCCGCGAGGACCTGGAACTGCTGACCGGTGGCACGGTGCCCGCCTCGCCCCGCGAGACCGCCGGCCGACACCGCCGGGTCGACGTGTCGAGCATCGTGCAGATCGACGCGGTCGACCCGACGACGGCCAACCGGGTGAGCAACACACTCATCGCCGCCGCCGGCAACCGTCACGCCGGTGACGAGCCGCTGCGGGTCGAGAGCATCTACGACGAGGAACGCGCCCGGCTGCGGATCGTGGTGATCGGCGGGTTGGCCGACACCGCCGAGCTGCTCCGCCTCGTCGGTCTGCTGACCGAGGCGGACGCGTGA
- a CDS encoding DUF4180 domain-containing protein gives MSADQSDTSYLWHGQQVLDCAPDGPTLDVGNPLTDLIGAAFGHQADLVVVPVSRLAGTFFDLRSGVAGEIVQKFVNYRLRLAVVGDISAHLATSTALRAFVREANRGRQLWFVTDHSELDKRLTP, from the coding sequence GTGAGCGCCGACCAGTCCGACACCAGCTATCTGTGGCACGGCCAGCAGGTGCTCGACTGCGCGCCGGACGGACCCACCCTCGACGTCGGCAACCCCCTCACCGACCTCATCGGCGCGGCGTTCGGACATCAGGCCGACCTGGTCGTCGTACCGGTCTCCCGGTTGGCCGGAACCTTCTTCGACCTGCGCAGCGGCGTCGCCGGTGAGATCGTGCAGAAATTCGTCAACTACCGGCTCCGGCTCGCGGTCGTCGGCGACATCTCCGCACACCTCGCCACGAGCACCGCCCTGCGCGCCTTCGTACGCGAGGCGAACCGGGGCCGTCAGCTCTGGTTCGTCACCGACCACAGCGAGTTGGACAAGCGCCTGACGCCCTGA
- a CDS encoding DUF4291 domain-containing protein, with product MTVPARQIRALHSTDTITVYQAYSPAIAEPALAAGRFVAPFRRERMTWIKPSFLWMMYRCGWAEKPGQERVLAVEITRDGFEWALAHACLSHFDRDEHTDRATWARQLKTSPVRVQWDPERSLRLGALPYRSLQVGLSGEAVHRYVDEWTVTITDVTPTVRRIRGLLRAGDERAAAALLPDERPYPLTD from the coding sequence GTGACCGTCCCCGCCCGCCAGATCCGCGCGCTCCACTCGACCGACACGATCACCGTGTACCAGGCCTACTCGCCGGCGATCGCGGAACCGGCGCTGGCGGCGGGTCGCTTCGTCGCACCGTTCCGGCGGGAACGGATGACCTGGATCAAGCCGTCGTTCCTCTGGATGATGTACCGCTGCGGCTGGGCGGAGAAGCCGGGACAGGAGCGGGTGCTCGCGGTCGAGATCACCCGCGACGGTTTCGAATGGGCGCTCGCCCACGCCTGCCTCAGCCACTTCGACCGCGACGAGCACACCGACCGCGCCACCTGGGCCCGACAGTTGAAGACCAGTCCGGTACGGGTGCAGTGGGATCCGGAACGGTCACTGCGACTCGGGGCACTGCCGTACCGCTCGTTACAGGTCGGCCTCTCGGGCGAGGCCGTCCACCGGTACGTCGACGAGTGGACGGTGACGATCACCGACGTGACCCCGACCGTACGCCGGATCCGGGGCCTGCTGCGCGCCGGGGACGAGCGGGCCGCGGCGGCCCTGCTGCCGGACGAACGCCCGTACCCGCTGACGGACTAG
- a CDS encoding Lrp/AsnC family transcriptional regulator: MDQDDQTPGPFPPETGRSARPLDEVDRRILDELVRDGRTSIRTLAERIHISRTNAYARVERLLQDGVITGFRAQVVPERAGLGTSAYIALTIEQNTWREVSAALGRVRYIEHAALLGGDHDVLALVRAPDNAALRDVVLNRVQGIAGVLSTRTWLVFEEFDGAPAWT; the protein is encoded by the coding sequence ATGGATCAGGACGACCAGACGCCCGGCCCGTTCCCGCCGGAAACGGGACGATCGGCCCGACCGCTCGACGAGGTCGACCGGCGGATCCTCGACGAGCTGGTACGGGACGGCCGCACCTCCATCCGTACCCTCGCCGAGCGGATCCACATCTCCAGGACCAACGCGTACGCGCGGGTGGAGCGGCTGCTCCAGGACGGCGTGATCACCGGGTTCCGGGCTCAGGTGGTGCCGGAGCGGGCCGGGCTGGGCACGTCGGCGTACATCGCGCTCACGATCGAGCAGAACACCTGGCGGGAGGTGTCGGCGGCACTGGGTCGGGTGCGTTACATCGAACACGCGGCCCTGCTCGGCGGGGACCACGACGTGCTGGCGCTGGTCCGCGCGCCGGACAACGCCGCACTGCGGGACGTGGTGCTCAACCGGGTGCAGGGCATCGCCGGCGTACTCTCCACCCGGACCTGGCTGGTCTTCGAGGAGTTCGACGGGGCGCCCGCCTGGACCTGA
- the pdhA gene encoding pyruvate dehydrogenase (acetyl-transferring) E1 component subunit alpha, with product MGPPHVQEVPAVTTTPQAVRRASPRTRRAATPPDPARALLPNPDPVRMLDEHGNRLPDRADYAEPPIDTLRELYRRMVIGRRFDTQATALTKQGRLAVYPSARGQEACQVGAMLAVRPTDWVFPTYRESMALVSREIDPVEVLTLLRGDWHCGYDPAARHTAPQCTPLATQTVHAAGLAYGEAYQGRDTVALAFIGDGATSEGDFHEGVNFAAVFKAPVVFFVQNNRYAISVPLSRQTAAPSLAYKGIGYGVPSEQVDGNDPVAVLAVLNRAVAHARAGNGPFLVEAHTYRMEPHTNADDATRYRDGAEVDAWRDRDPINRLAAYLRQAGALDDAAEAAVAAEAEAYAADLRARMNAQPTVDPLSLFDHVFAEPTPQLREQREQIRAELAAEDEQAAADEQEAR from the coding sequence ATAGGCCCACCACACGTCCAGGAGGTCCCCGCCGTGACGACCACACCCCAGGCGGTCCGCAGGGCATCCCCGCGTACCCGTCGGGCGGCCACCCCGCCCGACCCGGCCCGCGCCCTGCTGCCCAACCCCGACCCGGTCCGGATGCTCGACGAGCACGGCAACCGGCTGCCCGACCGGGCCGACTACGCCGAGCCGCCGATCGACACGCTGCGCGAGCTGTACCGGCGCATGGTCATCGGCCGGCGGTTCGACACCCAGGCCACCGCACTGACCAAACAGGGCCGGTTGGCGGTCTACCCGTCGGCGCGCGGGCAGGAGGCGTGCCAGGTCGGCGCGATGCTCGCGGTCCGCCCGACCGACTGGGTCTTCCCGACCTACCGTGAGTCGATGGCGCTGGTCTCCCGGGAGATCGACCCGGTCGAGGTGCTGACGCTGCTACGCGGCGACTGGCACTGCGGGTACGACCCCGCCGCGCGCCACACCGCCCCGCAGTGCACCCCGCTGGCCACCCAGACCGTGCACGCCGCCGGGCTCGCCTACGGCGAGGCGTACCAGGGCCGGGACACCGTCGCGCTGGCGTTCATCGGCGACGGCGCGACCAGCGAGGGCGACTTCCACGAGGGAGTCAACTTCGCCGCCGTGTTCAAGGCGCCGGTCGTCTTCTTCGTGCAGAACAACCGGTACGCGATCAGCGTGCCACTCTCCCGGCAGACCGCCGCGCCCTCCCTCGCCTACAAGGGCATCGGCTACGGCGTGCCCAGCGAGCAGGTCGACGGCAACGATCCGGTGGCGGTGCTGGCGGTGCTGAACCGGGCCGTCGCCCACGCGCGGGCCGGCAACGGGCCGTTCCTGGTCGAGGCGCACACGTACCGGATGGAGCCGCACACCAACGCCGACGACGCCACCCGCTACCGCGACGGCGCCGAGGTCGACGCCTGGCGGGACCGCGACCCGATCAACCGGCTGGCGGCGTACCTGCGGCAGGCCGGTGCGCTGGACGACGCGGCCGAGGCGGCGGTGGCGGCCGAGGCGGAGGCGTACGCGGCCGACCTGCGGGCGCGGATGAACGCCCAACCGACCGTGGACCCGCTCAGCCTCTTCGACCACGTCTTCGCCGAGCCCACACCCCAACTGCGGGAACAACGCGAGCAGATCCGCGCCGAACTGGCCGCCGAGGACGAGCAGGCCGCCGCCGACGAGCAGGAGGCACGCTGA
- a CDS encoding alpha-ketoacid dehydrogenase subunit beta yields MAGTTMAKALNRALADAMAADERVVVFGEDVGQLGGVFRITDGLLARFGDQRCFDTPLAEAGIVGFAVGMAMSGLRPVVEMQFDAFAYPAFEQIASHVAKLRNRTRGALSVPIVIRVPYAGGIGGVEHHCDSSEAYYAHTPGLKVVTPATVADAYSLLREAIADPDPVVFMEPKKLYFASDEAALPVTAEPFGRAVVRRPGRDATLIAYGPSVPVALEAAEAAVEEGWDLEVVDCRTIVPFDDETITASVRRTGRCVVIQEAQGFAGVGAEIAARVQERCFHSLHAPVLRVTGLDIPYPAPMLEHTHLPNVDRVLDAVARLQWDDQPDRRWLPALEGSAA; encoded by the coding sequence ATGGCCGGCACCACGATGGCCAAGGCGCTCAACCGGGCGCTGGCCGACGCGATGGCCGCCGACGAGCGGGTGGTGGTCTTCGGTGAGGACGTCGGCCAGCTCGGCGGGGTCTTCCGGATCACCGACGGGCTGCTGGCCCGGTTCGGCGACCAACGCTGCTTCGACACGCCGCTGGCCGAGGCCGGCATCGTCGGTTTCGCGGTCGGGATGGCGATGTCCGGGCTGCGGCCGGTGGTCGAGATGCAGTTCGACGCGTTCGCCTACCCGGCGTTCGAACAGATCGCCTCGCACGTGGCGAAGCTGCGTAACCGGACCCGGGGCGCGCTGAGCGTGCCGATCGTGATCCGGGTGCCGTACGCCGGAGGCATCGGCGGAGTCGAGCACCACTGTGACTCCAGCGAGGCGTACTACGCGCACACCCCCGGTCTGAAGGTGGTCACCCCGGCCACGGTCGCGGACGCGTACTCACTGCTGCGCGAGGCGATCGCCGACCCGGACCCGGTCGTCTTCATGGAACCGAAGAAGCTCTACTTCGCCAGCGACGAAGCCGCCCTGCCGGTGACCGCCGAGCCGTTCGGACGCGCCGTGGTCCGCCGCCCCGGACGGGACGCCACCCTCATCGCGTACGGCCCCTCGGTGCCGGTCGCGTTGGAGGCCGCCGAGGCCGCCGTCGAGGAGGGCTGGGACCTCGAGGTCGTCGACTGCCGCACGATCGTGCCGTTCGACGACGAGACGATCACCGCCTCGGTCCGCCGTACCGGTAGGTGCGTGGTGATCCAGGAGGCGCAGGGCTTCGCCGGTGTCGGCGCCGAGATCGCCGCCCGGGTCCAGGAACGTTGCTTCCACTCGCTGCACGCGCCGGTGTTGCGGGTCACCGGGCTGGACATCCCGTACCCGGCACCGATGCTGGAACACACCCACCTGCCGAACGTCGACCGGGTGCTCGACGCGGTCGCCCGGCTCCAGTGGGACGACCAGCCCGACCGGCGCTGGCTGCCGGCGCTCGAAGGCAGTGCGGCATGA
- a CDS encoding dihydrolipoamide acetyltransferase family protein, with product MSTIGTEQVFLLPDLGEGLTEAEIVDWRVAVGDLVTVDQSVVEVETAKAVVDVPCPYAGRVVALHGAVGEVRPVGQPLITVAPLDAGPDTPVEPVAHTTYREEERAGSGNVLIGYGTGHGGGRRRRRLRAVTGEQLRPAAGPQPVPTAPAPAPAPAPAPVTVTASVPALTSAPAPVTATARPAGDAPLVLSPIVRRLAREHGVELAGLRGSGPGGVIRRADVETAALAARTAPVAPPAGTPASAGPTDSDVIIPLTGVRKVIADKLSRSRREIPEVTIWVDVDATALLETRAAINSARPEQPVSILALLARICLSGLRHYPQLNARVDTEGQRVIQSAGVHLGIAAQTDRGLVVPVLRDAQRLTTTELATELAATTAAARAGTLPPARLTGGTFTLNNYGVFGVDGSTPIINHPEAALLGIGRIVDKPWVVDGELAVRKVTQLSLTFDHRVCDGGVAGGFLRHVADCVERPAMLIAYA from the coding sequence ATGAGCACCATCGGCACCGAGCAGGTGTTCCTCCTGCCCGACCTGGGAGAAGGGCTCACCGAGGCGGAGATCGTCGATTGGCGGGTCGCGGTCGGCGACCTGGTGACCGTGGATCAGAGCGTGGTGGAGGTGGAGACCGCCAAGGCGGTCGTCGACGTGCCCTGCCCGTACGCGGGTCGGGTCGTCGCCCTGCACGGCGCGGTGGGCGAGGTGCGCCCGGTGGGCCAGCCACTGATCACCGTGGCGCCGCTGGACGCCGGACCGGACACCCCGGTCGAGCCCGTCGCGCACACCACCTACCGGGAGGAGGAGCGGGCCGGCTCGGGCAACGTGCTGATCGGGTACGGCACCGGGCACGGCGGCGGCCGGCGCCGACGGCGGCTCCGGGCGGTCACCGGAGAACAGCTTCGCCCGGCCGCCGGGCCGCAGCCGGTGCCGACCGCCCCCGCCCCCGCCCCCGCCCCCGCCCCCGCCCCGGTCACGGTCACGGCATCGGTGCCGGCCCTGACCTCGGCACCCGCCCCGGTCACCGCGACCGCGCGGCCCGCTGGCGACGCGCCGCTGGTCCTCTCACCGATCGTCCGTCGGCTGGCCCGCGAACACGGCGTGGAGCTGGCCGGACTGCGGGGCAGCGGACCCGGCGGCGTGATCCGCCGGGCCGACGTCGAGACCGCCGCGCTGGCGGCGCGTACCGCACCGGTAGCGCCGCCGGCCGGAACCCCCGCGTCGGCCGGGCCGACCGACTCGGACGTGATCATCCCGCTGACCGGGGTGCGCAAGGTGATCGCGGACAAGCTCTCCCGCAGCCGGCGGGAGATCCCCGAGGTCACCATCTGGGTCGACGTGGATGCCACCGCGCTGCTCGAGACCCGGGCGGCGATCAACTCGGCCCGCCCGGAACAGCCGGTCAGCATCCTCGCGCTGCTGGCCCGGATCTGCCTGAGCGGACTGCGCCACTACCCGCAGCTCAATGCCCGGGTCGACACCGAGGGCCAACGGGTCATCCAGTCCGCCGGGGTGCACCTGGGCATCGCCGCGCAGACCGACCGGGGCCTGGTCGTCCCGGTGCTGCGCGACGCCCAGCGGCTCACCACCACCGAACTCGCCACCGAACTCGCCGCGACGACGGCGGCGGCCCGCGCCGGCACCCTGCCGCCGGCCCGGCTGACCGGTGGCACCTTCACGCTGAACAACTACGGCGTGTTCGGTGTCGACGGCTCGACCCCGATCATCAACCACCCGGAGGCGGCGCTGCTCGGCATCGGTCGCATCGTCGACAAGCCGTGGGTGGTCGACGGCGAACTCGCGGTCCGCAAGGTGACCCAGCTCAGTCTCACCTTCGACCACCGGGTCTGCGACGGCGGCGTCGCCGGGGGCTTCCTGCGGCACGTCGCCGACTGTGTCGAACGCCCGGCCATGCTGATCGCGTACGCCTGA
- a CDS encoding xanthine dehydrogenase family protein molybdopterin-binding subunit: MTAVLGRDILGEPVDRVDGPVKVTGAAPYPSDVTYPGLVHAALAQSTIGAGTISRIDTAAAGAAPGVLTVLTHENVPALAEAPPTSLGPPPRFPFKDNRIVHYGQHVALVVAETAEQAVAAARLVRVDYATTEALLEIDDPRAPLDRNPWGMDTNRGDVAAALASAEVSYDETFTISAETNNPIGLFATVARWEGDRLVVHESTQWPMMVRQVLAAMFGLPEENVRVLVPFIGGGFGAGLRLPQHAVLAALAARTVQRPVKVVLTRPQMFTSIGHRPETVQRVRLGATRDGQLVAIDHEGTSTGGIEEGNIEPTTMVTSEMYACPNVTTHDRQVRLNIPNPGAMRAPGTVEGNFAVESALDELAYLLHCDPIQLRLRNYAEVSPVSGLPWSSKALRECYRVGAERFGWQRRNPEVRSMRDGDWLIGYGMAGVTFHWYQAPCHARISIRRDGTAYARSAATDLGTGTYTVATQLTAELLGLDLGRVRFDLGDSDLPPAPQSGGSGLAMSLGAALHAAAGNLLRAFLGVVATDERSPLRGRGVDEVTMSTGRIQLVDDPSVGETYTDILGRHDLAELTADGAVDPTPEGADVEPVGAFAARFVEVRIDEELGRLRVARVVTAVDGGRILNEKTARSQILGATVMGIGMSLLERTEFDPGTGRIANATLGDYLVPVSADVPDLDVVFVGERDRFSPVGIKGLGEVGIVGVSAAIANAVHHATGRRIRSLPITVEDLL; the protein is encoded by the coding sequence GTGACCGCCGTGCTCGGCCGGGACATCCTCGGCGAACCGGTCGACCGGGTCGACGGGCCGGTCAAGGTGACCGGTGCCGCCCCGTACCCGTCGGACGTCACCTACCCGGGCCTGGTCCACGCGGCGCTGGCGCAGTCCACCATCGGCGCCGGGACGATCAGCCGGATCGACACCGCGGCGGCCGGTGCGGCGCCGGGGGTCCTGACCGTGCTCACGCACGAGAACGTGCCGGCGCTCGCCGAGGCGCCGCCGACGTCGCTCGGCCCCCCGCCCCGGTTCCCGTTCAAGGACAACCGGATCGTGCACTACGGGCAACACGTGGCGCTCGTCGTGGCGGAGACGGCTGAGCAGGCGGTGGCCGCGGCCCGGCTGGTGCGGGTCGACTACGCCACGACGGAGGCACTGCTCGAGATCGACGACCCCCGGGCTCCGCTCGACCGGAACCCGTGGGGAATGGACACGAACCGTGGTGACGTCGCCGCCGCCCTCGCCTCGGCCGAGGTGAGCTACGACGAGACGTTCACCATCTCGGCCGAGACCAACAACCCGATCGGACTGTTCGCCACCGTGGCCCGCTGGGAGGGTGACCGGCTGGTCGTACACGAGTCGACCCAGTGGCCGATGATGGTTCGGCAGGTTCTGGCGGCCATGTTCGGCCTCCCCGAGGAGAACGTACGGGTGCTCGTACCGTTCATCGGCGGCGGATTCGGTGCCGGCCTCCGCCTGCCGCAGCACGCGGTGCTGGCCGCGCTCGCGGCGCGGACCGTCCAGCGCCCGGTGAAGGTGGTCCTCACCCGGCCGCAGATGTTCACCTCCATCGGTCACCGGCCCGAGACGGTGCAACGCGTGCGGCTCGGCGCCACCCGGGACGGCCAGCTCGTGGCGATCGACCACGAGGGCACCTCGACCGGCGGGATCGAGGAGGGCAACATCGAACCCACCACCATGGTCACGTCCGAGATGTACGCCTGCCCCAACGTCACCACCCACGACCGCCAGGTACGGCTGAACATTCCGAACCCGGGCGCGATGCGGGCACCCGGGACGGTCGAGGGCAACTTCGCGGTCGAGTCGGCGCTCGACGAGCTGGCGTACCTGCTGCACTGTGATCCGATCCAGCTCCGGTTGCGCAACTACGCCGAGGTCTCGCCGGTGTCCGGCCTGCCCTGGTCCAGCAAGGCGCTGCGGGAGTGCTACCGGGTGGGCGCCGAGCGGTTCGGCTGGCAGCGGCGCAACCCCGAGGTCCGGTCGATGCGCGACGGCGACTGGCTGATCGGCTACGGCATGGCCGGGGTCACCTTCCACTGGTACCAGGCGCCCTGTCACGCCAGGATCTCGATCCGCCGGGACGGCACCGCGTACGCGCGCAGCGCGGCGACCGACCTCGGCACCGGCACGTACACGGTCGCCACGCAGCTCACCGCGGAGCTGCTCGGTCTCGACCTCGGCCGGGTGCGGTTCGACCTCGGCGACAGCGACCTGCCGCCGGCACCCCAGTCCGGTGGCTCGGGGCTGGCGATGTCGTTGGGCGCCGCGCTGCACGCCGCCGCCGGCAACCTGCTGCGGGCCTTCCTGGGCGTGGTCGCCACCGACGAGCGGTCACCGCTGCGGGGCAGGGGAGTGGACGAGGTCACCATGTCGACCGGGCGGATCCAGCTGGTCGACGACCCGTCGGTCGGGGAGACGTACACCGACATCCTGGGCCGTCACGACCTGGCCGAGCTGACCGCGGACGGTGCGGTGGACCCGACGCCGGAGGGCGCGGACGTGGAGCCGGTGGGCGCGTTCGCCGCGCGCTTCGTCGAGGTCCGGATCGACGAGGAGCTGGGGCGGCTGCGGGTCGCCCGGGTGGTCACGGCCGTCGACGGTGGCCGCATCCTGAACGAGAAGACGGCACGGAGCCAGATCCTCGGCGCCACGGTGATGGGGATCGGGATGTCGCTGCTGGAACGGACCGAGTTCGACCCCGGCACCGGCCGGATCGCCAACGCGACGCTCGGCGACTACCTGGTGCCGGTCAGCGCGGACGTGCCCGATCTCGACGTCGTCTTCGTCGGCGAACGGGACCGGTTCAGCCCGGTCGGGATCAAGGGGCTCGGTGAGGTCGGGATCGTGGGCGTGTCGGCGGCCATCGCCAACGCGGTCCACCACGCCACCGGCCGCCGCATCCGCTCCCTGCCGATCACGGTCGAGGACCTGCTGTAG
- a CDS encoding FAD binding domain-containing protein, producing the protein MTAFEYVRPDDVTGAVAMVSADPAAAYLAGGTTQLDLLLKDGVVTSDRLVDIGRLPLRGITEGVGSLSVGALTSMEELSADPVVRRRLPFVHDALLAGASPQLRNMATIGGNLLQRTRCRYFRDAAVPACNKRAPGSGCAAVAGRARMHAILGASESCIAVHASDLCVPFAALDVEVHIRGTGGRRSVPLTEFYLLPGDRPDIETVLEHGELITHVEVPLPPSGTRSGYLKVRDRASYEFALTSAAAALVIEDGTIVWARLALGGVGTVPWRAREAEAILTGAAPTVQTYRAAAEATIRDPFTVPGTAFKVELAKRTIVRILRDVAEARP; encoded by the coding sequence ATGACCGCCTTCGAGTACGTCCGTCCCGACGACGTCACCGGTGCGGTGGCGATGGTCAGCGCGGACCCGGCCGCCGCCTATCTCGCCGGCGGCACGACCCAGCTCGACCTGCTGCTGAAGGACGGTGTGGTCACGTCGGACCGGCTGGTCGACATCGGCCGGCTCCCGTTGCGCGGAATCACCGAGGGCGTCGGCAGCCTCAGCGTGGGAGCGCTCACCAGCATGGAGGAACTCTCCGCCGACCCGGTCGTACGGCGGCGGCTGCCGTTCGTCCACGACGCGCTGCTCGCCGGCGCCTCGCCCCAGCTGCGCAACATGGCCACTATCGGCGGCAACCTGCTGCAACGTACCCGGTGCCGGTACTTCCGGGACGCGGCGGTGCCGGCCTGCAACAAGCGTGCACCGGGCTCCGGCTGCGCGGCGGTCGCCGGCCGGGCGCGGATGCACGCGATCCTCGGCGCCAGCGAGAGCTGCATTGCCGTGCACGCCTCGGACCTCTGCGTGCCGTTCGCGGCGCTCGACGTCGAGGTGCACATCCGGGGCACCGGTGGCCGGCGCAGCGTGCCGCTGACCGAGTTCTACCTGCTGCCGGGCGACCGGCCGGACATCGAGACGGTGCTCGAACACGGCGAGTTGATCACCCACGTGGAGGTGCCGCTGCCGCCGTCCGGGACCCGTTCGGGTTACCTGAAGGTACGCGACCGGGCGTCGTACGAGTTCGCCCTCACCTCCGCCGCCGCCGCCCTGGTAATCGAGGACGGCACGATCGTGTGGGCGAGGCTGGCGCTCGGCGGCGTCGGCACGGTGCCGTGGCGGGCCCGCGAGGCCGAGGCGATTCTCACCGGCGCGGCGCCGACCGTCCAGACGTACCGGGCGGCGGCGGAGGCGACGATCCGCGACCCGTTCACCGTGCCCGGCACCGCGTTCAAGGTCGAGCTGGCCAAACGTACGATCGTCCGGATCCTGCGCGACGTCGCCGAGGCCCGACCGTGA
- a CDS encoding (2Fe-2S)-binding protein, with amino-acid sequence MAVAHPGNVDVTLRVNGQTRRLQVESRVTLLDALRDHLGLTGTKKGCDQGACGACTVLLDGNSVVSCLVLAAQCDGREVTTVEGLAPDGGLHPVQEAFVRHDGFQCGYCTPGQIMSVVALLAAGGTSSDDEIREFMSGNLCRCGAYPNIVAAIRELVGATATPGAGPRTGGEAR; translated from the coding sequence ATGGCTGTTGCACATCCCGGCAACGTCGACGTGACGCTCCGGGTGAACGGGCAGACGCGGCGGTTGCAGGTGGAGAGCCGCGTCACCCTGCTCGACGCGTTACGCGACCACCTCGGCCTGACCGGCACGAAGAAGGGCTGCGACCAGGGCGCCTGCGGCGCCTGCACGGTCCTGCTCGACGGCAACTCGGTGGTGTCGTGCCTGGTGCTGGCGGCCCAGTGTGACGGCCGCGAGGTGACCACCGTCGAGGGGCTGGCACCCGACGGCGGGCTGCACCCGGTGCAGGAGGCGTTCGTCCGGCACGACGGGTTCCAGTGCGGGTACTGCACCCCGGGGCAGATCATGTCGGTGGTCGCGCTGCTCGCCGCCGGGGGCACCAGCTCCGACGACGAGATCCGCGAGTTCATGAGCGGCAACCTCTGCCGCTGCGGGGCGTACCCGAACATCGTCGCCGCGATCCGCGAGCTGGTCGGCGCCACCGCCACGCCCGGCGCCGGGCCGCGCACGGGTGGTGAGGCGCGATGA